In one Sphingomonas sp. IW22 genomic region, the following are encoded:
- a CDS encoding conjugal transfer protein TraF, producing MLILGMALLLTPGPACAQTAPASAGDRTARGYWWYETPKSGAEEDVRQETVPKPVIPPMVELAKWSPPRIAKLIVEQRDYAATVLTIDAVADFWRLQDFARRKARAFAGVTQLAMLTHPELNAKAANPMVGEARDALGAQKDQVRRQYLRAHAGEFALVMFARESCGYCKVQWPIVQRFQDDMGWQVSLMDLDRRPDLKQRFGVEVTPTTMVIRRGSPQRMVIAAGVETYPNLAQMAYQAVRLLSGDIRPEQWLTGAGEEDGFFDALANGPVSSTDPRVIGGDLVDVGSGRER from the coding sequence ATGCTCATCCTGGGCATGGCCTTGCTCCTGACCCCCGGTCCTGCATGCGCGCAAACGGCGCCTGCGAGCGCGGGCGATCGTACGGCACGAGGCTACTGGTGGTACGAGACCCCCAAATCTGGCGCGGAAGAAGATGTACGGCAAGAGACGGTCCCCAAGCCCGTCATCCCGCCAATGGTGGAACTGGCCAAATGGTCGCCGCCCCGGATCGCCAAGCTCATCGTGGAGCAGCGCGACTATGCTGCAACCGTCCTGACGATCGACGCGGTCGCGGATTTCTGGCGGCTGCAGGATTTTGCCAGGCGCAAGGCCCGCGCCTTTGCCGGCGTGACCCAACTTGCCATGCTGACCCATCCCGAACTCAACGCCAAGGCTGCCAATCCGATGGTCGGCGAGGCACGCGATGCGCTGGGCGCGCAGAAGGATCAGGTGCGCCGTCAATATCTGCGTGCGCACGCCGGGGAATTTGCGCTTGTTATGTTTGCCCGGGAGTCCTGCGGCTATTGCAAGGTGCAGTGGCCGATCGTCCAGCGGTTCCAGGACGACATGGGCTGGCAGGTAAGCCTGATGGATCTCGATCGCAGGCCCGACCTCAAGCAGCGTTTCGGGGTCGAGGTGACGCCGACCACCATGGTCATCCGTCGGGGCAGTCCCCAGCGCATGGTGATTGCCGCAGGTGTCGAGACATATCCCAATCTTGCGCAGATGGCCTATCAGGCCGTGCGATTGCTGAGCGGCGATATACGCCCCGAGCAGTGGCTGACCGGCGCGGGCGAGGAAGACGGCTTCTTCGATGCGCTGGCCAATGGCCCGGTCTCCTCGACCGATCCGCGCGTGATCGGCGGCGATCTCGTCGATGTCGGATCAGGACGCGAGCGATGA
- a CDS encoding S26 family signal peptidase has translation MLLLTWRAGNRLWRELKDLPLRAAVALGASGLGQPARPAQLLKAYGIVLPIGLFAWWAMPQITLVMTPSIDAWVVHRSPGPIHRGDLISFTLSDPVAGPKPVAITKYALCLPGDRISMVERHGIGGLALNGWYYCNGTLLGVSKPAARNGKALTHWQPESPRIPEGMIFVGSRHPDGYDSRYYGPVAIERLTRMEKLL, from the coding sequence ATGCTCTTGCTCACCTGGCGAGCCGGTAACCGCCTCTGGCGCGAACTCAAGGATCTGCCGCTCCGGGCGGCCGTAGCGCTCGGCGCAAGCGGTCTTGGGCAACCGGCGCGGCCTGCCCAGCTGCTTAAGGCCTATGGGATCGTGCTGCCCATCGGTCTCTTTGCCTGGTGGGCGATGCCGCAGATCACCTTGGTCATGACGCCGTCGATCGACGCGTGGGTCGTCCATCGCTCTCCGGGTCCGATTCATCGCGGCGACCTCATATCCTTCACATTGTCCGATCCCGTAGCCGGCCCGAAGCCCGTCGCCATCACCAAATATGCGCTCTGTCTGCCTGGCGACCGGATCAGCATGGTCGAGAGGCATGGGATTGGCGGGCTGGCCCTGAATGGCTGGTATTATTGCAATGGCACTCTGTTGGGCGTGAGCAAACCTGCTGCACGCAATGGCAAGGCACTCACGCATTGGCAGCCGGAAAGCCCGCGCATTCCCGAGGGGATGATCTTCGTCGGTTCGCGGCATCCCGACGGATATGACAGCCGCTATTACGGCCCGGTGGCGATCGAGCGGCTCACGCGCATGGAGAAGCTGCTGTGA